In a genomic window of Desulfovibrio inopinatus DSM 10711:
- the rplW gene encoding 50S ribosomal protein L23, whose product MNYAQILIKPLISEKATLAKEVANQVVFYIAPEANKIEVKRAVEAAFGVKVADVNIVRRRPLTRRRHGRAVGKISGYKKAYVTLVPGEKIEFFEGV is encoded by the coding sequence ATGAACTACGCACAGATACTCATAAAGCCTCTGATCTCAGAAAAGGCGACCTTGGCCAAGGAAGTGGCGAACCAGGTTGTGTTTTATATTGCTCCAGAGGCCAACAAAATTGAGGTCAAACGCGCTGTTGAAGCTGCATTTGGCGTCAAGGTGGCTGATGTCAATATTGTTCGCCGCCGTCCGTTGACGCGTCGTCGTCATGGTCGTGCTGTGGGCAAAATTTCCGGGTACAAAAAAGCCTACGTGACGTTGGTTCCGGGTGAAAAAATTGAATTTTTCGAGGGAGTCTAG
- the rplD gene encoding 50S ribosomal protein L4, whose amino-acid sequence MATVKIYDQDKREVGEMELAPEVFEIPAKPEILHLVVRSQLAAKRTGTHSVKNRKVITGGGKKPWRQKGTGRARAGSTRSPLWRGGAVAHGPQPRDYTFKVNKKVKSLALRMALSAKVSGDELMVVNKIELPEAKTKLFANVVNTLGVKKALIVLPGSDNTLELSARNISGIKVVRQDMLNVYDVLRHEHVIFLEGAAKEVQERLK is encoded by the coding sequence ATGGCTACCGTCAAAATATACGATCAAGACAAGCGTGAAGTCGGCGAGATGGAGCTTGCTCCGGAAGTTTTCGAAATTCCTGCCAAGCCAGAAATTCTGCATCTCGTTGTCCGTTCCCAGCTGGCAGCCAAACGCACTGGCACGCACAGCGTAAAAAACCGAAAAGTCATCACCGGTGGTGGCAAAAAACCTTGGCGCCAAAAAGGTACGGGCCGTGCTCGTGCCGGCTCTACTCGGTCTCCTTTGTGGCGCGGTGGTGCTGTGGCCCATGGTCCGCAGCCGCGTGATTACACCTTTAAGGTGAATAAGAAGGTCAAGAGTTTGGCATTGCGTATGGCTCTTTCTGCGAAGGTCAGTGGCGATGAACTCATGGTTGTTAACAAGATTGAGTTGCCCGAAGCCAAGACCAAGCTGTTCGCCAACGTGGTTAATACGCTTGGTGTGAAAAAAGCCTTGATTGTGCTCCCTGGTTCTGATAACACTCTTGAGCTTTCTGCACGCAATATTTCCGGAATCAAGGTTGTCCGCCAAGATATGCTCAATGTTTACGATGTACTGCGACATGAGCATGTCATTTTTCTTGAGGGCGCCGCGAAAGAGGTTCAAGAAAGGTTGAAATAA